The Leucobacter viscericola genome includes a window with the following:
- a CDS encoding ABC transporter permease translates to MSVTSTVLIRTREARRQRRSGLPRWLLIGAEILVPILLLALWWIVSAGSTNTFFPPLQAILNQFVTLLGTPAFWGDVGSSVGNLALSFALACVIGVLLGLLLGTVRWLSWLLEPTIHFFRAIPPVALVPIFVALIGFGNETRILSITLSAVFPVLISTIDGIHAVDPDRRAVGKIYRLGWWDRIFSVALPEASPRILSGMQVSLITAFVVMVASEMLGSSEGLGARTLLAQQSFMITDMWVGILVLGVIGYAATALLSLFRRRVLRWYIAIRQQEKNL, encoded by the coding sequence ATGTCGGTAACCTCAACCGTTCTTATTCGCACGCGTGAGGCGCGTCGCCAGCGGCGCAGTGGTCTGCCGCGGTGGCTGCTCATCGGGGCAGAGATACTAGTGCCGATCCTGCTGCTCGCTCTGTGGTGGATCGTTTCGGCCGGCTCGACGAACACATTCTTTCCGCCGCTGCAGGCGATCCTGAACCAGTTCGTCACGCTGCTCGGCACCCCCGCGTTCTGGGGAGATGTGGGATCCTCGGTTGGTAACCTGGCGCTCTCGTTTGCGCTCGCCTGCGTCATCGGGGTGCTGCTGGGCCTGTTGCTCGGCACTGTGCGCTGGCTGTCGTGGCTGCTCGAGCCGACGATCCATTTCTTTCGGGCCATCCCGCCCGTTGCGCTCGTGCCGATTTTTGTTGCGCTCATCGGATTCGGTAACGAGACGCGCATCCTCTCGATCACCCTGTCGGCGGTCTTTCCAGTGCTCATCTCGACCATCGACGGCATTCACGCCGTTGATCCCGATCGGCGCGCGGTGGGCAAGATTTACCGGCTCGGCTGGTGGGATCGCATCTTTTCGGTTGCACTGCCCGAGGCCAGCCCGCGCATCCTCTCGGGCATGCAGGTCAGCCTGATTACCGCGTTTGTTGTGATGGTGGCGAGCGAGATGCTCGGCTCGTCGGAGGGCCTTGGGGCTCGCACGTTGCTCGCACAGCAGTCATTCATGATCACAGACATGTGGGTGGGCATCTTGGTGCTCGGTGTGATCGGCTATGCCGCCACCGCACTGCTCTCACTCTTCCGGCGCCGCGTGCTGCGCTGGTACATCGCCATTCGACAGCAGGAGAAGAACCTATGA
- a CDS encoding ABC transporter permease, with product MRESRLLQYGIGALGVVAAICLWQFAATVGPLSESPLPSATDALGALAKLLATPAMWAATGETLYMALLGLVIATVAGVALGIGIGVSPLAMHATRIPLEFLKPIPPIVILPIVVLVLGPTSGMGVFLVFMGCFVSIVVQSSAGVFDTDPVATATARSYGLSRSEILGSVVLPSALPYIGTAVRVAAPTALIVAVVAGLLGGGPGLGQSLLLAQITGNQDQLFAYVLILGILGLIVQGLSQWGERRLLHWHPQYRKQVV from the coding sequence ATGCGAGAATCTCGACTGCTCCAGTACGGCATCGGCGCTCTCGGCGTCGTGGCGGCGATCTGCCTCTGGCAGTTCGCCGCCACGGTGGGCCCGCTGAGCGAGTCACCGCTGCCCTCTGCCACAGATGCCCTTGGTGCCCTCGCGAAGTTGCTTGCCACCCCCGCGATGTGGGCGGCAACGGGGGAGACCCTGTACATGGCACTGCTGGGACTCGTCATCGCGACGGTTGCCGGTGTGGCGTTGGGCATCGGGATCGGGGTCTCGCCGCTCGCCATGCACGCGACGCGGATCCCGCTCGAGTTCTTGAAGCCGATCCCGCCCATCGTTATTCTTCCCATCGTGGTGCTCGTACTTGGGCCAACCAGCGGCATGGGGGTGTTCCTCGTGTTTATGGGCTGCTTTGTGTCGATTGTGGTGCAGTCGTCGGCGGGCGTGTTCGACACGGATCCCGTCGCCACGGCAACCGCCCGCTCGTACGGGCTGAGCCGATCCGAAATTCTTGGCAGTGTAGTGCTGCCGAGCGCGCTGCCCTACATTGGCACGGCGGTGCGGGTGGCGGCCCCCACCGCGCTCATCGTGGCAGTGGTTGCCGGGTTGTTGGGTGGTGGCCCGGGGCTCGGTCAGAGCCTGCTGCTCGCGCAGATCACGGGTAACCAGGATCAACTCTTCGCGTACGTGCTGATCCTCGGCATTCTGGGGCTGATCGTGCAGGGCCTGAGCCAGTGGGGCGAGCGTCGCCTCTTGCACTGGCACCCCCAATATCGAAAGCAGGTTGTGTGA
- a CDS encoding ABC transporter substrate-binding protein, translating to MHKPKRLIAALALIPAAALMLSACSSGDTAADTSKSASGKELTTLKVATIGLTSDGSLITGIKQGFFEDEGLKIETSIVANPPAGLAAAQSGQVDIAYSPSIPLLNALSQGVPLKVVGAADGYAPGSAQAANPAELDDTGLFASAASGITDVKGLGGKTIAIPARKAQLEVVIADELERAGIDPATGVKWVVLDFTSAVAALKSGTVDAAGLVNPFTSEAEDAGAVQLAAPSVGFFEEGATGLWVAGTSTIEAKPDAIAAFQRAIVKSNEYATAHADEAIQAGLDYTKSKLTIDQVKLPVWPTEVVIEDLNRPNEKMVKLGFLAKPVDLDGVILKD from the coding sequence ATGCACAAACCCAAACGCCTTATCGCAGCGCTCGCGCTGATCCCCGCCGCGGCCCTCATGCTCTCCGCGTGCAGTTCGGGCGATACCGCCGCAGACACGAGTAAGTCTGCGTCAGGCAAAGAGCTCACCACCCTGAAGGTCGCAACGATCGGACTCACCTCCGACGGCAGCCTCATCACGGGCATCAAGCAGGGATTCTTCGAAGACGAGGGCCTCAAGATCGAGACCTCGATCGTTGCCAACCCCCCGGCCGGACTCGCGGCAGCGCAGAGTGGACAGGTCGACATCGCCTACTCGCCGAGCATTCCGCTGCTCAACGCACTCAGCCAGGGTGTGCCTCTCAAGGTTGTTGGTGCGGCTGACGGTTATGCTCCCGGTTCCGCTCAGGCAGCGAATCCCGCTGAACTGGACGACACCGGCCTGTTCGCGAGCGCCGCGAGCGGCATCACCGACGTCAAAGGGCTCGGGGGTAAAACGATCGCGATCCCCGCGCGCAAGGCTCAGCTTGAAGTTGTGATCGCGGACGAACTGGAGCGGGCCGGCATCGACCCGGCCACGGGTGTGAAGTGGGTCGTGCTCGATTTCACCTCGGCCGTGGCAGCGCTCAAGAGTGGCACAGTTGACGCGGCGGGCCTGGTGAACCCCTTCACCTCCGAGGCGGAAGACGCCGGCGCGGTGCAGCTCGCGGCGCCCTCGGTTGGCTTCTTTGAGGAGGGCGCAACGGGGCTGTGGGTCGCAGGCACCAGCACCATCGAGGCGAAACCCGACGCCATCGCCGCTTTCCAGCGGGCGATCGTGAAGTCGAACGAGTATGCCACGGCGCACGCCGACGAGGCGATCCAGGCGGGTCTCGACTACACCAAGTCGAAGCTGACCATCGACCAGGTCAAGCTGCCGGTGTGGCCGACAGAGGTTGTAATTGAAGACCTCAATCGTCCGAACGAAAAGATGGTGAAGCTCGGCTTCCTGGCAAAGCCCGTCGATCTCGACGGCGTCATTCTGAAGGACTAG
- a CDS encoding TetR/AcrR family transcriptional regulator, whose translation MPKIVDHDERRAHITEAVTNIIIRDGFDRVTMREIAAEAGYAHGAIARYFPDKQSLLTAAFLHVFLGAHDRILARTAGSRGLAALGLMSRELLPFEEMGSEISRVVLSFWDRAAQNAELWQLHHEYIVQRRELIRQFLTEAHEDGELAGNLDIETAVNQVAAQNAGWQMMAVLVPESATTENLQASIDAMLAGLRAPVAESR comes from the coding sequence ATGCCGAAGATCGTTGACCACGATGAGCGTCGCGCGCACATCACCGAGGCCGTCACAAACATCATCATTCGCGACGGCTTCGATCGTGTCACCATGCGTGAAATCGCCGCCGAAGCTGGGTACGCCCACGGCGCCATCGCCCGCTACTTCCCCGACAAACAGAGCCTCTTAACCGCAGCCTTCCTTCACGTTTTTCTCGGCGCCCACGACCGCATTCTCGCCCGCACTGCCGGATCGCGCGGCCTCGCTGCCCTCGGCCTCATGTCGCGCGAACTGCTCCCCTTCGAGGAGATGGGCTCGGAGATCTCGCGCGTGGTGCTCTCCTTCTGGGATCGCGCCGCACAAAACGCCGAGCTGTGGCAGCTGCACCACGAGTACATCGTGCAGCGTCGCGAACTCATCCGTCAGTTTCTCACCGAGGCACACGAGGACGGCGAACTCGCAGGCAACCTCGACATCGAAACCGCGGTCAATCAGGTCGCCGCACAAAACGCGGGCTGGCAGATGATGGCGGTTCTCGTACCCGAGTCCGCCACCACCGAGAACCTGCAGGCCAGCATCGACGCGATGCTGGCTGGTCTGCGGGCTCCCGTTGCCGAGTCCCGCTAG
- a CDS encoding GMC family oxidoreductase has product MSEQSEQVSVPKSVIVVGAGSAGAVVARRLADAGVSVTVVEAGGEDTNPAIHDPARMPELWHSPDDWDYRTVPQPGANGHRIHLPRGRVLGGSHALNAMIWVRCSPVDFDHWASLGNEGWAWEDVLPVYKAIENFHGNGDPALRGTDGLLDVTDEYELTPIQQSIIDAGVQEGLPRNPDYNGATLEGISQQQITAINGRRLNTYMAYLKPVRDRVTVETGCWVHELIFADRAEGSDEAPRVSGVRFAQNGETRELFADEVILAAGALDSPRVLLRSGIGPADELSEIGIESVVDLPGVGKNLHDHFLAPVIFETEKPVGVPQPWVSVTQTHHFWESREGLDRPDTQPIHFSVPMYGEYLEPRSSDGFSLLGGLVTPQARGSLKLSGPNPEDPTLIDLNALGHEDDVASLVASVEQCRRIGRQEALAGEWGAKEVYPGPEIGDGEDLVNYVRETLATYHHQVGTCKMGVDDQAVVSPRLAVHGVDGLRVIDASIMPRVTTGNTNAPAILIGELGAKFVLAGER; this is encoded by the coding sequence ATGTCGGAGCAGTCTGAACAGGTGTCGGTGCCGAAGAGTGTCATCGTTGTTGGCGCAGGATCGGCCGGGGCCGTTGTCGCCCGCCGACTTGCTGACGCGGGTGTGAGCGTCACCGTGGTTGAAGCGGGTGGCGAGGACACGAATCCCGCGATCCACGACCCCGCTCGCATGCCCGAGCTGTGGCACAGCCCCGATGACTGGGACTACCGCACGGTTCCGCAGCCCGGCGCCAACGGCCACCGCATCCACCTGCCCCGCGGTCGAGTGCTCGGCGGATCCCACGCACTGAACGCCATGATCTGGGTGCGCTGCTCTCCCGTTGATTTTGACCACTGGGCCTCGCTCGGCAACGAAGGCTGGGCCTGGGAAGACGTGCTCCCCGTCTACAAGGCGATCGAGAACTTCCACGGCAACGGCGATCCCGCGCTGCGCGGCACCGACGGGCTGCTCGACGTGACGGACGAGTACGAGCTCACGCCGATCCAGCAGTCGATCATCGACGCCGGTGTGCAGGAGGGGCTGCCCCGCAACCCCGACTACAACGGTGCAACACTCGAGGGCATCTCGCAGCAGCAGATCACCGCGATCAATGGTCGGCGACTGAATACCTACATGGCGTATCTCAAGCCGGTGCGGGATCGCGTGACGGTTGAGACCGGGTGCTGGGTGCACGAGCTGATCTTCGCGGATCGCGCGGAGGGATCTGACGAGGCGCCCCGTGTGAGCGGCGTGCGCTTTGCCCAGAACGGCGAGACGCGTGAGCTGTTTGCCGACGAGGTGATTCTTGCAGCGGGTGCCCTCGACTCACCCCGTGTGCTGCTGCGCTCTGGCATCGGCCCGGCTGATGAGCTGAGCGAGATCGGGATCGAGTCCGTGGTTGACCTGCCGGGAGTGGGCAAGAACCTGCACGATCACTTCTTGGCCCCGGTTATCTTTGAGACGGAGAAGCCGGTTGGGGTGCCGCAGCCGTGGGTCTCGGTCACGCAGACCCACCATTTCTGGGAGAGCCGCGAGGGCCTCGACCGACCCGACACGCAGCCGATCCACTTTTCGGTGCCGATGTACGGCGAGTACCTTGAGCCGCGCTCGAGCGATGGCTTTTCGCTGCTCGGTGGTCTGGTCACCCCACAGGCCCGCGGTTCGCTCAAACTGTCGGGCCCGAACCCCGAGGACCCCACGCTCATCGACCTCAACGCACTCGGGCACGAGGACGACGTGGCCTCCCTCGTTGCCTCGGTCGAGCAGTGTCGGCGGATCGGTCGCCAGGAGGCGCTCGCAGGTGAGTGGGGTGCCAAAGAGGTCTACCCGGGCCCCGAAATTGGCGACGGGGAAGACCTCGTGAACTACGTGCGCGAAACCCTTGCGACCTACCACCACCAGGTTGGCACCTGCAAGATGGGCGTCGACGACCAGGCGGTCGTCTCACCGCGCCTCGCGGTGCACGGTGTTGATGGGCTGCGGGTCATTGATGCTTCGATCATGCCGCGCGTGACGACGGGCAACACCAACGCGCCCGCGATCCTGATCGGTGAGCTCGGCGCGAAGTTTGTGTTGGCGGGGGAGCGCTAG
- a CDS encoding TetR/AcrR family transcriptional regulator, which yields MPKIIDHDQRRRDIVEVTWKLIVEGGIEAATMREIASRAGFANGALKHYFPGKDAIVRGAYEKSLKSLDERHAIHVAGLRGIEGLERSVRYTLPIAQEDAIAARVLISFWERCAFSTELDQDYDEHLIDWKKGMMQYLREGREDGDIITKTPDEQLTNEIITMNIGATVMRVVSPRLFNPDLLQAQVTDFIARLRRVD from the coding sequence GTGCCAAAAATCATCGATCACGACCAGCGGCGTCGCGATATTGTCGAAGTCACCTGGAAGCTCATAGTCGAAGGCGGAATCGAAGCCGCGACAATGCGCGAAATTGCTTCTCGCGCGGGGTTCGCTAATGGAGCACTCAAACACTACTTCCCGGGCAAAGACGCCATCGTTCGGGGCGCCTACGAGAAGTCTCTCAAGAGCCTCGATGAGCGGCACGCGATTCACGTTGCGGGCCTGCGCGGCATCGAGGGGCTTGAGCGATCGGTGCGATACACGCTCCCGATCGCCCAAGAGGATGCGATCGCGGCCCGGGTGCTGATCTCGTTCTGGGAACGCTGTGCGTTCAGCACCGAACTCGATCAGGACTACGACGAGCACCTCATCGACTGGAAAAAAGGAATGATGCAGTACCTGCGCGAGGGGCGCGAAGACGGCGACATCATCACCAAGACACCCGACGAGCAGCTGACAAACGAAATCATCACGATGAACATCGGTGCCACGGTGATGCGCGTCGTCAGCCCTCGCCTTTTCAACCCCGACCTGCTCCAGGCCCAGGTCACCGACTTTATCGCGCGGCTGCGGCGGGTTGACTAA
- a CDS encoding methyltransferase family protein, protein MAATPERIVDIAIGFMGAKQLDAAARIGLFKALADGPQTAAQIASATQRAERQVRTLADAMNSFGLLERVDGKYSLAEDAATYLGGAGEVDLTPFIGFLGDISFKQWLGYDHTVDTDNAGVLDLDEDGWGDFMNGVMTYNALHAEQFGRAFDFSGYRSALDFGGLAAGFSLAAMAQNPELHTRFVYAADMAGSIAADAEQAGFAHRTTIETADTETAEPGGEHDLVLLTHVLHRFDEVQNRQILQAAREAAAPGATLMLLDFFLDNDPAQRRIDALHAGEYFNIDGTVVYPVDQVEGWLEATGWQVERMVALPGSPRVLVATAVSAG, encoded by the coding sequence ATGGCAGCTACCCCCGAACGTATCGTCGACATCGCAATTGGCTTCATGGGAGCCAAGCAGCTAGATGCTGCGGCTCGAATTGGCCTGTTTAAGGCTCTTGCCGACGGCCCCCAGACAGCAGCGCAGATCGCAAGCGCCACGCAGCGCGCTGAGCGCCAGGTCCGCACGCTCGCAGACGCCATGAACTCCTTCGGGTTGCTTGAGCGGGTGGACGGCAAGTACTCGCTAGCGGAAGATGCGGCGACCTATCTTGGCGGCGCGGGCGAGGTTGATCTCACGCCGTTCATCGGATTTCTCGGAGACATTAGCTTCAAGCAGTGGCTTGGCTACGACCACACCGTCGACACTGACAACGCTGGAGTGCTCGATCTCGACGAGGACGGGTGGGGCGACTTCATGAACGGCGTGATGACCTACAACGCCCTGCATGCCGAGCAGTTTGGCAGGGCTTTCGATTTTTCGGGTTACCGCAGCGCCCTCGACTTCGGCGGGTTGGCGGCCGGGTTCTCTCTGGCTGCAATGGCGCAAAACCCCGAGCTGCACACCCGCTTTGTGTATGCCGCCGACATGGCGGGATCAATTGCCGCTGACGCTGAGCAGGCGGGATTCGCGCACCGCACGACCATCGAGACGGCGGACACCGAAACCGCGGAACCCGGTGGTGAGCACGACCTCGTGCTGCTCACTCACGTGCTGCACCGTTTCGACGAGGTGCAGAACCGGCAGATCCTGCAGGCGGCCCGCGAGGCCGCAGCGCCGGGAGCTACGTTGATGCTGCTCGATTTTTTCCTCGACAACGACCCGGCTCAGCGTCGTATTGACGCGCTGCACGCGGGGGAGTACTTCAATATCGACGGGACCGTCGTGTACCCGGTCGATCAGGTTGAGGGGTGGCTCGAAGCGACAGGGTGGCAGGTGGAGCGCATGGTTGCACTGCCGGGAAGCCCACGTGTGCTTGTTGCCACCGCGGTCAGCGCGGGTTAG
- a CDS encoding alpha/beta fold hydrolase, with the protein MPLSFRRFPTAKQDRPPVILLHGFASSASEDYLTTGWARSLNAAGRSAIAIDLPAHGNNPPLASASEAATSATVSAILETIDAAISPESEGAGSSTAEFDVIGYSLGARLAWELPLATPRVRRLALGGLSPIEPFSAIDPAELRGALTGTAPQNPLVGIMANLISTPGKDTASLELLIQGLAAEPFTPQRGGPQIPTLFVAGSSDALTEGIDDLAAGLPRASVTRVPGDHREALDSAEFRSTAIEFLAE; encoded by the coding sequence ATGCCGCTCAGCTTCCGCCGCTTTCCCACCGCCAAGCAGGATCGGCCGCCAGTGATACTGCTGCACGGTTTTGCATCGAGCGCGAGCGAGGATTACCTCACCACAGGCTGGGCAAGGTCACTCAATGCGGCCGGCCGATCCGCCATCGCCATCGACCTCCCCGCCCACGGCAACAACCCCCCGCTAGCCTCCGCCAGCGAGGCAGCCACCTCGGCCACGGTCTCCGCGATCCTCGAGACAATCGACGCCGCGATCTCACCCGAATCCGAGGGCGCGGGGTCCAGCACAGCCGAGTTTGACGTCATTGGCTATTCACTCGGCGCGCGGCTGGCCTGGGAACTCCCGCTGGCTACTCCGCGCGTGCGTCGCCTCGCACTGGGTGGGCTGAGTCCGATTGAGCCATTTTCAGCCATTGATCCGGCTGAACTTCGGGGAGCACTCACCGGCACCGCACCCCAGAACCCGCTCGTCGGCATAATGGCCAACCTCATCTCGACCCCCGGGAAAGACACCGCATCACTCGAACTTCTCATTCAAGGGCTCGCCGCAGAGCCCTTCACGCCGCAGCGCGGGGGCCCGCAGATCCCCACCCTCTTCGTAGCCGGCAGCAGCGACGCACTCACGGAGGGCATTGACGACCTGGCCGCGGGGCTGCCCCGCGCCTCGGTGACCCGAGTGCCCGGGGATCACCGCGAGGCCCTCGACAGCGCCGAGTTTCGCTCGACGGCAATCGAGTTTCTCGCGGAATAA
- a CDS encoding aldo/keto reductase yields the protein MTLAVEVPVRQLGPGGPVVPVVALGSWNIWDRMEFEDRLALIQRAVDLGAGFFDVAYYNMGPHAEASRTDLLFGEAIREIGLAREAYQLCGKLWLWEYPQTGFAEQMRVSLDRIGAGRGGPESFETVVVGDFVGDVDIAQVVRDVQAEMDVGSFTSWGVNNWPAQALQLALDTAEKESLTPPSFAQLKYGLVRRSMAEGSYYGEWFGDGTLALQASDAFEGEFSLESSAPNEKLVPMSVGFASASLLRIPG from the coding sequence GTGACACTCGCAGTAGAGGTTCCCGTTCGTCAGCTCGGGCCGGGAGGGCCCGTCGTTCCGGTTGTGGCTCTCGGGTCCTGGAATATCTGGGATCGAATGGAGTTCGAGGATCGCCTCGCGCTCATTCAACGCGCGGTTGATCTTGGTGCCGGGTTCTTTGACGTGGCCTACTACAACATGGGGCCGCACGCCGAGGCCTCGCGCACCGACCTGCTCTTTGGTGAAGCGATTCGCGAGATTGGCCTTGCCCGCGAGGCCTATCAGCTCTGCGGCAAGCTCTGGTTGTGGGAGTACCCGCAGACCGGTTTTGCCGAGCAGATGCGTGTTTCGCTGGACCGAATCGGAGCTGGCAGGGGAGGGCCGGAGTCGTTCGAAACCGTTGTGGTGGGCGATTTTGTGGGGGACGTCGACATCGCGCAGGTGGTGCGAGACGTGCAGGCGGAGATGGACGTCGGGAGTTTTACGAGCTGGGGCGTGAATAACTGGCCCGCTCAGGCCCTGCAGCTGGCGCTCGATACGGCTGAGAAGGAGTCGCTCACCCCGCCGAGTTTTGCGCAGCTGAAGTATGGCCTCGTGCGGCGGAGTATGGCGGAGGGTTCCTATTACGGCGAGTGGTTCGGCGATGGCACACTTGCGCTGCAGGCCTCTGATGCGTTCGAGGGGGAATTCTCGTTGGAAAGCTCCGCCCCGAACGAAAAATTGGTGCCGATGTCGGTGGGATTCGCGAGCGCATCGTTGCTGCGTATCCCCGGGTAA
- a CDS encoding SDR family NAD(P)-dependent oxidoreductase — MTTPRTILITGGAGGIGQGIAQAFLETGNRVVLADSNAEAVHSAAAALGATALPLNITDERAAAAAFKTFEASGGIDVLVNNAGILSVHGAVTDLEASAFRAILDVNIVGTFAMTQAFARHRIAAGGGGAIVNISSIGGRQPTPGMGAYESSKAAVDSITRWAAIELATHGIRVNAVAPGPVLTPMLQQGMPEGSAERAAWANRIPLGSLAEVGDIAPAVVFLASQGAKHITGISLPVDGGQLLT, encoded by the coding sequence GTGACCACACCCCGCACCATTCTCATCACCGGCGGCGCAGGCGGAATCGGCCAGGGCATCGCCCAGGCCTTTCTCGAAACCGGAAACCGCGTTGTTCTCGCCGACTCGAACGCGGAAGCGGTGCACAGCGCCGCCGCCGCACTCGGAGCCACCGCGCTCCCCCTCAACATCACTGACGAGCGAGCCGCTGCCGCGGCGTTCAAGACATTCGAGGCCTCGGGTGGCATCGACGTGCTCGTCAATAACGCGGGCATCCTGTCAGTGCACGGCGCCGTAACTGACCTCGAGGCCAGCGCCTTCCGCGCAATTCTCGATGTCAACATCGTCGGCACGTTTGCCATGACGCAGGCGTTTGCCAGGCACCGCATCGCCGCGGGAGGCGGCGGCGCCATCGTCAACATCTCCTCGATCGGCGGCCGCCAACCAACTCCCGGCATGGGCGCCTACGAGTCAAGCAAGGCTGCGGTCGACTCAATCACCCGCTGGGCCGCAATAGAGCTTGCCACCCACGGCATTCGGGTGAACGCGGTCGCCCCTGGTCCCGTGCTCACCCCAATGCTGCAGCAGGGCATGCCCGAGGGATCCGCCGAGCGCGCGGCGTGGGCAAACAGGATCCCGCTCGGCAGCCTCGCCGAGGTGGGCGACATCGCCCCCGCGGTCGTTTTCCTGGCCAGCCAAGGAGCCAAACACATCACAGGGATCAGCCTGCCGGTCGACGGCGGGCAGCTGCTCACGTAA
- a CDS encoding amidohydrolase, which translates to MTRRAEHALVDQVEPSNSAETTGSADLVLRGGSVLVLDAADSRAEAVAVCDGRIVAVGSSQDVEVWIGASTRVIELGGRTLMPGINDSHLHGSWLGARWPHTFFGAPDPEAAAQVSGPLVSDRAGRRAAILRASRLLTELGITSYTEPGIGPGENHGETGCFHSEVIDVYRELAAEGALLQRVTLLTLYGILDGPSDLDVVLAGIREEVRRRAESDPRWLNISGVKIFGDLIPPMRQAWTDHPYDDGTHGDLLISADTIEQKAAGLKAMVRAAHLAGLQLGVHATGDRTIQLVIDTIAEAAAEPGALSSAELAHTVIHGDLATSQQIERMAELGIWLNAQSGVAAQTVGWLAAALGDDVAAEAWRYADALAAGVLVLSSDAPVLGFDWRRGIADAEARIEASGALCDADSRRARLHQLLRAYTAIPAQQDRAAGWKGTVEVGKVADLVVLAEDPFAAGAAGLPEVAVDLTVLDGRVVFERG; encoded by the coding sequence ATGACGCGGCGCGCAGAACACGCACTGGTTGACCAGGTAGAACCCAGCAATTCGGCGGAAACGACGGGGAGCGCAGACCTTGTGCTGCGCGGAGGATCGGTGCTTGTGCTCGACGCGGCTGATAGCCGCGCGGAGGCAGTTGCTGTGTGCGATGGGCGCATCGTTGCGGTTGGAAGCTCGCAAGATGTTGAGGTTTGGATTGGGGCTTCGACGCGGGTCATTGAGCTTGGCGGGCGAACGCTGATGCCCGGAATTAACGACTCGCACCTGCACGGCAGCTGGCTCGGCGCGCGCTGGCCGCACACCTTTTTTGGCGCGCCTGACCCCGAGGCAGCCGCCCAGGTCTCGGGGCCGCTCGTCAGCGACCGGGCCGGGCGCCGCGCCGCGATCCTCAGGGCTTCGCGGCTACTCACCGAACTCGGAATTACGAGTTACACCGAGCCCGGTATTGGTCCGGGGGAGAACCACGGTGAGACGGGGTGCTTTCACAGTGAAGTGATCGACGTGTATCGCGAACTCGCCGCCGAGGGGGCGCTGCTGCAGAGGGTGACCCTGCTCACGCTGTACGGAATTCTTGATGGTCCAAGTGACCTGGATGTGGTGTTGGCGGGGATTCGAGAGGAAGTGCGGCGTCGAGCGGAGTCTGACCCCAGGTGGCTGAACATCTCGGGGGTCAAAATATTCGGAGACCTTATTCCGCCCATGCGCCAGGCCTGGACCGATCACCCCTACGATGACGGCACACACGGTGATCTGCTCATCTCGGCGGACACGATCGAGCAAAAGGCCGCGGGCCTGAAGGCGATGGTTCGGGCGGCGCACCTGGCCGGGCTGCAGCTCGGGGTGCACGCCACGGGGGATCGCACGATCCAACTGGTGATCGACACGATTGCGGAGGCCGCCGCCGAACCGGGTGCGTTGAGTTCGGCCGAGCTCGCGCACACGGTCATTCATGGCGACCTCGCCACTTCGCAACAGATCGAGCGCATGGCCGAGCTTGGCATCTGGCTCAACGCCCAGTCGGGGGTTGCGGCCCAAACCGTGGGCTGGCTCGCGGCTGCCCTGGGCGATGACGTTGCCGCCGAGGCGTGGCGGTACGCCGATGCGCTCGCGGCCGGTGTGCTCGTGTTGTCATCAGACGCCCCCGTGCTGGGTTTCGATTGGCGGCGGGGAATCGCCGATGCTGAGGCGAGGATTGAGGCCTCGGGTGCTCTGTGTGATGCCGACTCCAGGCGAGCGCGCCTGCATCAACTGCTGCGCGCCTACACCGCGATCCCCGCCCAGCAGGATCGCGCGGCCGGTTGGAAGGGGACCGTGGAGGTTGGCAAGGTGGCTGACCTGGTGGTGCTCGCGGAGGATCCCTTTGCCGCGGGCGCTGCCGGGCTGCCGGAGGTTGCAGTTGACCTGACGGTGCTCGACGGGAGGGTGGTGTTCGAGCGGGGTTAG